GGGTTACCGCAAAGGCGGAAACAGTGAAAGTTGTGACGATCTTGAGGAAGACACAAGATGCGTGGTTTTTCAAGTACAGGCTCCCGAAGCTGCAGGAGTAACCCTGGCCGGGGATTTTAACAACTGGGACCCCAAAGCCGATGAACTTTTCAACCTGGGCGGGGGGAAATGGGGAGTTACGCTCTACCTGAAACCTGGAAGATATCAATACAAGTTCGTGATCGACGGACTGAAATGGATCGAAGACTCCAACTCCCGGGAGACCGAAGATGACGGTTACGGGGGAAGAAGATCGATCATTTACGTGGAATGAAACCGCTCCGGAGTTACTTACTGCGGATTAAAATTCTTGACCGCTATCTGCTCACAGAGATCCTTCCTCCATTCTTGTTCGGCGTTTTCCTGTTTATGGCCATTTTTCTGATCGACATTTTCATGGAACTGACAAACATGGTTATCAACAAGGGTGTTTCAGGTTTCGATGTTCTGAAATTCTTCCTCTACAGCCTGCCGGCCTTGGCAGTGCTTGTTTTTCCGATGGGACTGCTGCTGGGGGTCGTGATTTCTCTCGGCCGTCTCTCCTCGGATTCAGAGATCGTAGCTTTGAAAGCTTCGGGGATCAGTTTTTTCCGGATCCTGATGCCGCTCGCCCTGTTCTCAATTTTCATGAGTTGCGCGTCCTTCCTGATCAATGAATTTGTAGTTCCTTACACAAATCGCGAACGAGCCAATCTGCAGCGCCAGATTCTTTTAAAAAAACCCATTCCGCAGATCGTGGAAGGCGAGTTCAAGCTCAGCAACAACGAGCGGGCTCTTTACGCCGAAAAAAACCAGAGAGGTGAACTTGGTGGCGTCGTGATGCTTGAATTCCAGAAGGGAACCTTTCCGATACTGCTCTGTGCCGACACTGGACGATTCGAAGGGGACAGGTTTATTTTCGACGATGGGTACTGGTACAATTTCAACAGATCAGGGGATTTCAGCAGCCAGGTGAAGTTCGAAACCATGCAGCGTCCGCTGCAGATGGACCTGGGCGATTACAAGGAGGGCTCTAAAAGCCCCAGGGAAATGTCTTTCGGTGATCTCAAATCCAAAATCAGGGAATACCAGAACATGGGTTTGAATACAGACAGTATGGCATATGAGCTGTACATGAAGACTTCGCTGCCCTTTGCCTGCCTGGTATTCGTACTGCTAGGCGCGCCTCTTTCCTTTGTCCCGAGCCGTAATTCAAAAGCGATTGGTACCGGCTTGTCGATTGTGATTATTTTCTTTTACTATATATTATTATCTGTGGGAAAGGCCTGCTACCTGACCAAGGCATTGACCCCGCTTGTAGGAGCATGGCTCCCGAATATTATCGTTGGAATCGCTGGAGGAATCCTGGTTTGGCGTGCAAGAAGATAATTTCTGGCGGCTTGTTCGTAACCTTTGAGGGACCTGAGGGCAGCGGTAAAAGCACTCAGATCTCTTTGCTTAAAAAGCATTTCGAGGAACAGGGATACCTGGTGAAATTGACACGGGAACCAGGAGGCACACCAATCTCTGAAAAAATCCGGCAGCTGTTGCTCGACCCCTCAAACACAGCCATGATCCCTGTGACTGAATTGCTCCTTTATGCTGCTTCACGCACGCAGCATCTCGGCGAAGTGATAGTTCCTCATTTAAGGGAAGGATATCTGGTACTTTGCGACAGATTCCACGATTCCACAACCGCATACCAGGGTTATGCCAGAGGATTGGATCTGTCTCTGATCAAGGCGGTGCATGAAATTTCCCTGCACGGAATACTGCCTGAACTTACTTTCATCCTGATGGTGGATGTGGTAGTGGGAATCGACCGTGCCAGACAGGAAAGCGAGTGCAATGGTAAAATGAAAGGCGGAGACAGGCTGGAACAGGAAAATCTGGATTTCCACAGACGAGTAGCTTCAGGCTATCAGATGATCGCCAGCGAGAATCCGGACAGGGTGATGCTGGTAAAACCCGGCCGGATCGAGGAAACAAACCGCATCCTGCTCTCTGAGATCGAAAAAAGGCTCAAGGAAAAACTATGAGGGTGAACACCGATAAAGACATCAGAGAAATCCAGCAGAGGGGGAAAAAAAGCATTGAAAAGCAGGCAGGGATTTTTTCTGCACTTTTCGATGCCCAGGTGGATAAAAAAATCACGGAACGGGTCAAGAGACTCTCAGACGAAGTTGAAAAATTGTCCCAGGATCTTTTGTATTACCGGAATCCGGATGTGCTGAGACGCTTCAAACAGAAAGTCAGGGAATTCACACAGGAATTGCTTTCCCAGTATAAGGTGAAAACCATTGTAAGCAAAGTGGCGAATCGGGAGGGATTACCCAAGGTTCATCAGATCGTGGAAAGCATTGACCAGAAAATGGACGAAATTACTGAAAGCGCCATGCTGAAATTGAAAAAAGAGGTCCTGCAGACAAAAATCTCCGAAATCAGAGGACTGATGGTGGATGCAATTGCTTGAGCACAGGGAAAAGATATTTTTCGTAAGCGGCCTTTCCGGAGCCGGTAAAAGCCAGGTGTTGAAATTTCTGGAAGACATCGGCTATTTCTGCGTGGATAATCTGCCACCCCTGGTATTGGATAAATTTCTCTCAGTGATCGAGAATTCCAGCTTGAGAGAGCGCAAAATCGCGATCGGTATTGACATCCGCAGCAGTGAATTTTTTGATGAATTCCGCAAGATACTGGTTTATCTCAAAGAAAAGGAAACAGAATATAGCCTGATTTTCATGGATGCCAGCGAAGAAGTCCTAGTGAAGCGTTTCAGCGAGACCAGGCGTGAGCACCCATTGACCGGCAGCGGCACCCTGCTTTCGAAGATTCATCGTGAACGCTCGATGATGGAAGATTTCAAGGTCCGCGCTGATGTGGTGCTGGATACATCTGAAACCAGCGTCAAGGAATTGTGGGAAAGACTCCATCAGATGTTCTGCGAAGAAGCTGAAGACAGCTTTTACCTGAACATCCTGAGTTTCGGCTATAAATTCGGGATCCCGATTTCTGCGGATCTGGTTTTCGATGTGCGTTTCATCCCTAATCCGTTTTACATCCCTGAACTTGGTTCCCTGAACGGGAACGATCCCAGGGTGCTGGAACACGTCTTGAGCCATAAGGTCACCCGGAAATTCATCAAGCTGGTGCAAACTCTGATCCTGACCCTGATCCCGTATTACAAAAAAGAAGGAAAGAACTCGCTGGAGATCGCCTTTGGTTGTACTGGCGGACAGCATCGTTCAGTGGCAATCGCAAATTACCTGAAAAAACTCCTGTCAGGCAGATACCATGTCAAGCTCTATCACAGACAACTTGAGGAGGACTTCCATGAAAAGGGTAACGACAAACACAATTAAGCAGGCCAAGAGTTCCCGTAAAATAGCTGCAGTCACGGCTTACGATTTTACCATGTCCACTCTGGTTTCCGAATCGGGCATTGATATTGTTCTGGTGGGAGATTCACTGGCCCAGTGCTTCAAGGGCGAAGAGACTACGCTTGGAGTCACTCTGGAAGAGATGATTTATCACACCAGGCAGGTGGCGCGCGGCAGCAGCCATTCCCTTGTGGTCGCCGACCTGCCGTTCATGAGCTATCAGGTTTCAGTGGAGGAGGGTCTTCGCAACGCGGGGCGTGTCCTGAAGGAAACTTCCTGCCAGGCAGTAAAGCTGGAGGGCGGAAACAAGGAATGTGTGGAACTGATCAGGCGCTGTGTGGAAGCCGGTATACCGGTGATGGGGCATCTTGGGCTTACCCCGCAATCAGTGAATGTTTTCGGAGGATATCTGGTGCAGGGTGCAAGTGCCGAAGAGGAGGAGCGGATCTTCCGCGAGGCAATCAATATTGAATCTGCAGGTGCCTTTTCCCTGGTGCTGGAATGCGTACCCTACCAGCTCGCCAGGAACATCACCCAGAATCTGAAGATCCCTACGATCGGGATCGGCGCCGGACCATACTGTGACGGACAGATCCTTGTGATCAATGATCTGCTCGGCCTCTCGGCCTGGAAGAAGAAACCGAGATTCGTGAAGACATTCGCAGATCTAAGGTCTGAAATCAGGAAAGCCCTGGAACTTTACAAGCAGGAAATCTGTGATGGGAGTTATCCGGACCTGTCTCAAAGTTATAAAGGGGGAAGTGAAGTTGAAAACGATAAGCCGGCTTGACCTCCTGAACCATGAAATCAGGGAAATGAAAGCCAGAGAGCTGAAAATCGGATTTGTTCCTACGATGGGGTATCTGCATGAAGGCCATTCTTCACTGATCGATAAAGCCAGGCAGGAAAATGGAGCTGTTGTAGTGAGCATTTTCGTCAATCCCAAGCAATTCGGCCCGCAGGAGGATTTGAGCAATTATCCCAGGGATCTTACGAGGGATTCATCCCTCTGCGAAAAGCACGGAGCAGACCTGATTTACCTGCCTTCAGAGGATGTGATGTACCCTGAGGGATATTCGACCTACGTTGAAGTGGAGGGATTGTCCGGAATTCTCTGTGGCGCTTCCCGTCCCGGACATTTCAAAGGTGTAGCTACAGTAGTCCTGAAACTTTTTAATCTGGTGTCGCCTGACAGGGCTTATTTCGGCCTGAAGGACTTTCAGCAGTTTCGGGTAATCCGGAGGATGGCGCTGGACTTGAATCTACCGGTTGAAGTCCTGGGATGCCCGATCGTCAGGGAAAAGGACGGGCTGGCCATGAGCTCCAGGAATGTTTATCTCAGCCGGGAGCAGAGGGCTAAAGCCGGCCTTATCCATCAGTCCCTCAAAGAAGCGAGGAATTTGATCGGGAATGGGGAGACGAGCGGAGAGCGCGTTATCTCAATGATGGGAAAGATGATCTCCGGAATCCCGGACAGCAGGCTCGATTATATTAAAATCTGCCATCCGGAAACGCTCGAATCAATCGCTGAAATCAAGGAAAAAGTCGTGATCCTGGTAGCCTGCCACGTCGGCAGGGCAAGGCTGATCGATAATCTGACTGTGGAGACTGCATGATGCTTATTTGGAAAAAAATCTTCCTGGGAATTTGTTTCATGCATGCGATGATTCTTTCCGCAGCCGGAACAGCTGCGGAAGAGGCTGTCACCCTGAAAATCGTCGGGAGTCCCAAATTTTACTGCAACACCGGAACATCGTTACATACCCCATTGATGGTCCAGCTTTTTAATCAGGACGGAAGCCCGAAGAGTGGAGTGCAGATCGATTTTGAAGTAATTAATTACAAGAATGACACCTTTCTCTCCCACAATCTTGTCATGACGGATGTGATGGGAATTGCTACCGTTGAACTTGCTCTTACAAAGAATGTACCCGATAATGCTCAGATCAACATTTCCGCCAACTGCCATGGCGATGAATCTACCCGTGTATATTATTACATCACAGCACAATCTCCCTACTGGATGAAATTCCTCTTCTTTTCCCTGCTGGGCGGGCTGGCTCTGTTCCTGCTCGGGATGGAAATGACCAAGCTCTCTCTGCAGAAAGTCGCAGGCCGGAAGCTGAAGACGATCCTGACCTCGGTTACCAACAATCGTTTCCTGGGAGTAATGATCGGGACACTGGTGACTGCCGTGATCCAGTCCAGCACAGCCACCACTGTGATGGTGGTGGGATTCGTTTCCGCAGGGTTGATCGGATTCGTGCAGTCGATGTCGATCACAATGGGAGCTGAGATCGGCACCACCTTTACAGTACAGCTGATCGCCTTCAAACTGACTGATTACGCCCTGCTGGTGATTTTCCTGGGTTTCCTGGTCAAGGTCAGCCAGAAGGACGAACTCCGTGCCCAGTACGGTACCCTGATCATGGGCCTGGGCATGATTTTTTACGGCATCAAGGTGATGGCAGATTCCATGCAGCCTCTCAAGGATTATCCACCGATCATTGAAATGCTGAAAAATTTAAATGATCCTTTCTATGCTCTTCTACTTGGTACATTTCTCACTGCACTGATCCACTCTGGAGCCACTATGGCGATCCTGATCGCACTCGGCAGTCAGAACATGATCACTCTGCAGCAGGCAATTCCGATCGCTTTCGGAGCCAATATCGGGACCACTATCACAGCTATCATTGCCAGTTGGGGTTCCAATGTCAGTGCTGTGAAAGCCGCTTACTGGCATGCCCTGCACAAGGTGCTGGGAGCGCTGATCTTTTACCCTTTCATTCCCCAGTATGCGCGTTTGATTGAAAAGATCACGCTCTGGTCTGGCTCTGATTCGGTGCCCCGCCAGATTGCCAATGCGCATACGGTTTTCAATGTAGTCAATGTTTTTCTGTTCATCGGATTCATCCAGTATTTCGCACGCCTGATGGACTGGCTGGTCAAGGACTCTTCGGACAAGCCCAAATTCAAAACCTATTACATCAAGGAAAACCTGCTGGACACTCCCACTCTTGCCCTGGAACAGGCTTACCGGGAAATTCTGCACATGGCCAATATAGTGGAGCGCATGATCATCAACATCAAGCCCTCAATCCTGGAAAAAGATTACAGACTGATCCAGAAGAATATCAACAAGGACGACAAGGTGGATGTGCTGGAAGAAAAGATCAATCCGTTCCTGACTACGATCTCAGGCAAGGAACTCTCTGAAGTCGAGTCCAGACGTCTGACAGGAATGCTGTTCGTGGTGGACAACCTGGAGCACATCGGGGACATAATCAGCAAAAATCTGATGAAGCTCGCGCAGAAAACCATTGACCAGGATTACAAATTCTCTGAAGACGGCTACCGGGAAATTTTCGAGTACTATGATAAGACTCTGAATAATTACAGGCAGCTGCTACTCGCTTTGCGCAAGGAAGACTTCGGAATCGCCAAAGCCCTGTCTGAATACAGGCCGCAGATCGAGCCTGAAGCCAAGAAATATTACCTGTCCCATTTCAAGCGGATGCAGAAGGGCATGAAGGAAACAGTGGAAACCTCTCCGATCCATCTGGACATGATCGACTGCCTGCGGGCCATCAATTTCAGGATCGCGGAGATCTCAAGCAACCTGGCCTTCGAAATCATCGGCAGCAAGAATTAGAGCAATTAATAATTCTGTCAGTATACAAGACATGTCGAGTAATGAAATTCAGATTGATTTAGGCTGAATGAAATCCGTTGTCCTCAGCCTTTGCTGGGCGGGATCAGCACTATGTCCACGCGCCTGTCGCGCGGGCGGTTTTGGGATTTGTCGCCCGGATCGAGCGGATGGAATTCGCCGTAGCCGATGGCAGCGAGCCGCTCAGGCGGGATCGGCCCGTTCTGCATCAGGAATTTCAGCACATTCAGCGCTCTCGCTCCGGACAGCTCCCAGTTGGAAGGGAATTTTGAAGTATTGATCGGCAGGCTGTCTGTGTGGCCCTCGACCATGATCTGAAAATTGTTATCTTTGATCGTGCCGGCTATCTTACTCAGTTCAGCAATTCCATCTGGTTTAAGGTCAGAGCTCCCAAGTTCGAAAAAGATGTTGGATGAGAGTCGCACCACCAGGCCGCGTTCCTCCACCTGCAGCTGCACACCCAGGGCATTGACCTCGCCGGTGAGCAGTTGCTCCAGGCTGCCTTTGATAGTCTGTATCTGTTTGTATTCTAAAGCCAGCTGCCTGTTCTTGGCTTCCAGTTCCCTTGTAGTGACCAGAAAGTTCATTTCCCTGGTCCCCTCGAGGAAAGTCGTGCCTTCGGATTTTCCGTTCCGCAGTTCCATCAATTTTTTCCCTGAATATGGCAGAACGGGATTCTTACCGCCTTCGCCGGCAGAGAAAACATTGAATCGCAGGGATTCTGCCATCTGGTCGAACTTTTTTCGATCGACTTTGGACATGGAATACATGATGATAAAGAAAATCACCAGCAGAGTGACCATGTCGGCATAAGTTATCAGCCAGCGGTCCTGATTGACTGATTTCTCCGGCCCCTTCTTCCTTATCATCAGACTTCTTCCTCAGCCAAGCCTTCCTGGTCTGCGGAGGATTTTCTGCTCTCCGGGTCAAGGTAAGCTTTCAGTTTTTCTTCCACCACGCGTGGATTGTCGCCGGCCTGGATTGCCAATACTCCCTGCAGGATCACTTCGTGAAAAATCAGCTCTTCCCGGTTTTTCTGCCTGAGCTTCGAGGCCAGGGGGAAATACAGAAGATTTGCAGAACTGATGCCATACAGAGTGGCAAGGAATGCTACTGAAATCATGGGTCCGAGCTCTTCAGGATGTTCCAGGTTTCCCAGGATTTCGACCATTCCCAGAACTGTTCCGCAGATTCCCAGGGTCGGAGCATAGCCGCCTGCAGCTTCGAACCAGTCGATTCCACCTTTATGCCGCTCAGCCATCTGGTCGATCTCAGTCTGGAGGATGCTGCCCACGAGTTCAGGGTCAATTCCGTCGACTACGAGCTGCAGGCCTTTAGCCAGAAAGGCATTGTCGAGCTGGTCGATGTCCTGCTCAAGCGCAAGCAGCCCTTCCCTGCGGCTCTTGTCCGTAAAGCTGACCATGGTGGAGATCAATTCCAGCAGTTTGTGGTCTTCTCTGCGGAAAGCGACTCTGATGATCCTGAAGATATTCTTTGTGGTACTCGCATTAGCTGAAGCGATGGAGACTCCGATCGTGCCTATCACTGAAATGCAGAAGGCGGAAGGATTTAGATACATGCTCAGGTCCGCGCCTTCGATCGTCATTCCAAGCCACAACCCGCCGAATCCTACCAGGAAGCCGATTACAGATGACAGATCCATATTTCATCCTTTTTTTCCAGGTTTCATGTGTAAAATAACAACCCGGGAAGGTTTTTTATCTGGAATATTTATCGAAAGATCTTTGAAAATCAATAGACTTGATTTAAAAAAAGTACCTTCTGCAGGAAGTTCAAGGAGCACTGACAAAACTCTGTTTTGAATTAGAAGCCTGCTGTTTTTCCTGGTATACTTATAGCTAAGGAAGAAAAGAAGGTCTGATGAAATTCTTTAAAAAACTGATTTGTATTTCTATCCTGGCGATTTTACTTGGCTGTACTCCCGGCTTCGCCGCTTCCACGTCTGAGACATTCTTTTCCAGAAACAGCAAAGAGAACAGAGCACTTGGGGATAAAATTTTCAAGCTCAGGAGTTCCATCTCGATTTACATCTCAAAGGATGTGGCACTGGACAGCCGTGAAGTGACCTGGTATTACTCCTCCATCGGCAGACTGAATCGCATGCAGTGTAAATTGCTAGGGACTCTTTCCCTTTTATACCTTACTCCAAATGTACGCCCTGACAGGAGAATCGATTATGCGAGGGAATTTACTGCTTTCAATGGCAGGATCGCTAAGGAAGCAGATGATCAACTGGCAGGTCTTAGGAAAATCAGCCGCTCATTCGGTGTAAATGCTGCCACAGAAGAGGAAAAGTTCAGGTTCATTGCCGGACTTTTGGAAACTTATCAGGGAGTGAAGACATACCTTGCAGGTTTCAGCGGAAAGTCTGCTGAATTCTGGGCAGGCTCCAAACTTGACATTGCGGGGACAGCAGAAATGCTCCTGATTCCTGCTGTAGCCTCTTATCCGAATCTGGAACCTGCAGCAGAGCAACTGAAAAGCAGCAGGAACATCCTGAGCAGTTATCTGGACGGCCCGGGGCTGCCAAGATTTGAACTGGAGCGCTACCTGCGTGAAATCAATAACATTGATGAAGCCCTGGCCTCACTGGAGAACCTGAAGCAGCTCTATCTCCTCAAGGACATGCTCGGCAGCCCCTTCAACCTTGGCAGTCATCTGATTTCGAGCAAGTCGCATCCGGGTGTGCTTAATTCAGCCATCGACTCATTGAAAAAATATTCTGATCCTGAGAAAACCGGTATTGATCCAGTGTTGAATGCAGGAAACGTCAGGGATAAAAATATATTTCTCTACAACATGAAGAATCTGTCTGAGGTTTACTGCGGAGTGAACGGAATAATCGTGAGGTTTCAGGATGATTTCCTGACCGCCTGCAGGATGAGCAGCAAGGCCGGCAAGTAGAAGGATCCAAAGATGGAACCTCAAAAATCTACCCGAGATTTTGCGGGTAAAAACAGTTTGAATGAGGCTTTATGGATAAGGAACTGATAAAGCAGCGCATCGAAGAACTCAGAAACTTGATCGACAGGCACAATCACCTGTATTACATTGAAAACCAGCCGGAAATCAGCGACCTGCAATTTGACCTGCTGCTATCCGAACTTTCAAAACTGGAACTTGAATACCCTGATTTTCAATCTGCTGTCTCTCCTACCCGGCGGGTAGGAGGAATTCCGGCCGAGGGTTTCACTAAAATTTCTCACAGAATACCGATGCTTTCACTTGGAAACACATACGATTATGACGAATTGATGGACTTTGACAGGAAGGTGCGTGAGGCTGCAGAACTTGCGGCAGTAAATTATTATGTTGAACTTAAAATCGACGGGTTGTCCATCAGCCTCACTTATGAAAAAGGAGAATTTATCACCGGAGCTACCCGTGGTGACGGTGAAACAGGCGAGGACGTGACAGAAAACGTGAAGCGGATTGGAAGCGTTCCCCTCAGGTTGTTCGAGCCGGTCGACATCAACGTCAGGGGAGAAATCTATCTTTCCCTTCCTTCTTTTGCCAGGCTAAACGAAACAAGAGAATTGAGGGGAGAAGAATCATTCGCCAATCCCAGAAACGCCGCGGCTGGAACTGTGCGCCAGCTTGATCCGAGGATTGTGGCAGAGCGCCGTCTCGAGATTTTCGTTCATTCCTTCGGGTCAGCCCCTCAATTGCAGATCGATTCGCAGTCCGGGATGTTTGAGGTTTTGAAGAAGCTTGGCTTCAAGGTCAATCCTCATGGCCGGCTCTGCAGGGATATCGGAGAAGTTATGTCGTTCTGCAGAGAGTGGGACGGAAGACGGCACGAACTGGCTTATGAAATTGACGGAATCGTGGTTAAAATAGACAGGTTTGCCGACAGGGCAGTTCTGGGGGAAACCTCCAAGATCCCGCGCTGGGCGATCGCCTTCAAGTTTAAAGCCCCCACTGCAGTCACCAAAGTAATCCGCGTAGTGTTCCAGGTGGGCCGGACCGGAACGATCACCCCGGTCGCTGAACTGGAACCTGTGAAAATCGGCGGAGTGACTGTGAAGCGCTCCACCCTGCATAATTTCGACGAAATAGAGAGGCTTGGTCTGATGGAAGGGGATCAGGTGGAAATCGAACGCGCTGCAGAGGTAATCCCCCACATCATCAGAGTACTGATTAACCAGAGAACCGGCATGGAAACCATGATCATTCCGCCGGAACTTTGCCCTGCCTGCAATACCCGATCGGTCAGAAACGGGGTGTTCCTGAAATGCCCAAATCCGGATTGTCCTGAGCAGCTAAGGAGAACCCTGGAGAATTTTGCCGGCAGAACTGCCATGAATATAGAAAACATGGGTACATCGATTGTGGATCAGCTAGTCTCGACAGGCTTGGTTTCT
This genomic stretch from Candidatus Wallbacteria bacterium harbors:
- a CDS encoding isoamylase early set domain-containing protein — protein: MWKILIGFLGTFILGFFLGYRKGGNSESCDDLEEDTRCVVFQVQAPEAAGVTLAGDFNNWDPKADELFNLGGGKWGVTLYLKPGRYQYKFVIDGLKWIEDSNSRETEDDGYGGRRSIIYVE
- a CDS encoding LptF/LptG family permease encodes the protein MKPLRSYLLRIKILDRYLLTEILPPFLFGVFLFMAIFLIDIFMELTNMVINKGVSGFDVLKFFLYSLPALAVLVFPMGLLLGVVISLGRLSSDSEIVALKASGISFFRILMPLALFSIFMSCASFLINEFVVPYTNRERANLQRQILLKKPIPQIVEGEFKLSNNERALYAEKNQRGELGGVVMLEFQKGTFPILLCADTGRFEGDRFIFDDGYWYNFNRSGDFSSQVKFETMQRPLQMDLGDYKEGSKSPREMSFGDLKSKIREYQNMGLNTDSMAYELYMKTSLPFACLVFVLLGAPLSFVPSRNSKAIGTGLSIVIIFFYYILLSVGKACYLTKALTPLVGAWLPNIIVGIAGGILVWRARR
- the tmk gene encoding dTMP kinase, with amino-acid sequence MACKKIISGGLFVTFEGPEGSGKSTQISLLKKHFEEQGYLVKLTREPGGTPISEKIRQLLLDPSNTAMIPVTELLLYAASRTQHLGEVIVPHLREGYLVLCDRFHDSTTAYQGYARGLDLSLIKAVHEISLHGILPELTFILMVDVVVGIDRARQESECNGKMKGGDRLEQENLDFHRRVASGYQMIASENPDRVMLVKPGRIEETNRILLSEIEKRLKEKL
- a CDS encoding DUF327 family protein; its protein translation is MRVNTDKDIREIQQRGKKSIEKQAGIFSALFDAQVDKKITERVKRLSDEVEKLSQDLLYYRNPDVLRRFKQKVREFTQELLSQYKVKTIVSKVANREGLPKVHQIVESIDQKMDEITESAMLKLKKEVLQTKISEIRGLMVDAIA
- the rapZ gene encoding RNase adapter RapZ — translated: MQLLEHREKIFFVSGLSGAGKSQVLKFLEDIGYFCVDNLPPLVLDKFLSVIENSSLRERKIAIGIDIRSSEFFDEFRKILVYLKEKETEYSLIFMDASEEVLVKRFSETRREHPLTGSGTLLSKIHRERSMMEDFKVRADVVLDTSETSVKELWERLHQMFCEEAEDSFYLNILSFGYKFGIPISADLVFDVRFIPNPFYIPELGSLNGNDPRVLEHVLSHKVTRKFIKLVQTLILTLIPYYKKEGKNSLEIAFGCTGGQHRSVAIANYLKKLLSGRYHVKLYHRQLEEDFHEKGNDKHN
- the panB gene encoding 3-methyl-2-oxobutanoate hydroxymethyltransferase, with the protein product MKRVTTNTIKQAKSSRKIAAVTAYDFTMSTLVSESGIDIVLVGDSLAQCFKGEETTLGVTLEEMIYHTRQVARGSSHSLVVADLPFMSYQVSVEEGLRNAGRVLKETSCQAVKLEGGNKECVELIRRCVEAGIPVMGHLGLTPQSVNVFGGYLVQGASAEEEERIFREAINIESAGAFSLVLECVPYQLARNITQNLKIPTIGIGAGPYCDGQILVINDLLGLSAWKKKPRFVKTFADLRSEIRKALELYKQEICDGSYPDLSQSYKGGSEVENDKPA
- the panC gene encoding pantoate--beta-alanine ligase, giving the protein MKARELKIGFVPTMGYLHEGHSSLIDKARQENGAVVVSIFVNPKQFGPQEDLSNYPRDLTRDSSLCEKHGADLIYLPSEDVMYPEGYSTYVEVEGLSGILCGASRPGHFKGVATVVLKLFNLVSPDRAYFGLKDFQQFRVIRRMALDLNLPVEVLGCPIVREKDGLAMSSRNVYLSREQRAKAGLIHQSLKEARNLIGNGETSGERVISMMGKMISGIPDSRLDYIKICHPETLESIAEIKEKVVILVACHVGRARLIDNLTVETA
- a CDS encoding Na/Pi cotransporter family protein produces the protein MMLIWKKIFLGICFMHAMILSAAGTAAEEAVTLKIVGSPKFYCNTGTSLHTPLMVQLFNQDGSPKSGVQIDFEVINYKNDTFLSHNLVMTDVMGIATVELALTKNVPDNAQINISANCHGDESTRVYYYITAQSPYWMKFLFFSLLGGLALFLLGMEMTKLSLQKVAGRKLKTILTSVTNNRFLGVMIGTLVTAVIQSSTATTVMVVGFVSAGLIGFVQSMSITMGAEIGTTFTVQLIAFKLTDYALLVIFLGFLVKVSQKDELRAQYGTLIMGLGMIFYGIKVMADSMQPLKDYPPIIEMLKNLNDPFYALLLGTFLTALIHSGATMAILIALGSQNMITLQQAIPIAFGANIGTTITAIIASWGSNVSAVKAAYWHALHKVLGALIFYPFIPQYARLIEKITLWSGSDSVPRQIANAHTVFNVVNVFLFIGFIQYFARLMDWLVKDSSDKPKFKTYYIKENLLDTPTLALEQAYREILHMANIVERMIINIKPSILEKDYRLIQKNINKDDKVDVLEEKINPFLTTISGKELSEVESRRLTGMLFVVDNLEHIGDIISKNLMKLAQKTIDQDYKFSEDGYREIFEYYDKTLNNYRQLLLALRKEDFGIAKALSEYRPQIEPEAKKYYLSHFKRMQKGMKETVETSPIHLDMIDCLRAINFRIAEISSNLAFEIIGSKN
- a CDS encoding flagellar motor protein MotB, yielding MIRKKGPEKSVNQDRWLITYADMVTLLVIFFIIMYSMSKVDRKKFDQMAESLRFNVFSAGEGGKNPVLPYSGKKLMELRNGKSEGTTFLEGTREMNFLVTTRELEAKNRQLALEYKQIQTIKGSLEQLLTGEVNALGVQLQVEERGLVVRLSSNIFFELGSSDLKPDGIAELSKIAGTIKDNNFQIMVEGHTDSLPINTSKFPSNWELSGARALNVLKFLMQNGPIPPERLAAIGYGEFHPLDPGDKSQNRPRDRRVDIVLIPPSKG
- a CDS encoding flagellar motor protein, with translation MDLSSVIGFLVGFGGLWLGMTIEGADLSMYLNPSAFCISVIGTIGVSIASANASTTKNIFRIIRVAFRREDHKLLELISTMVSFTDKSRREGLLALEQDIDQLDNAFLAKGLQLVVDGIDPELVGSILQTEIDQMAERHKGGIDWFEAAGGYAPTLGICGTVLGMVEILGNLEHPEELGPMISVAFLATLYGISSANLLYFPLASKLRQKNREELIFHEVILQGVLAIQAGDNPRVVEEKLKAYLDPESRKSSADQEGLAEEEV
- the ligA gene encoding NAD-dependent DNA ligase LigA; the encoded protein is MDKELIKQRIEELRNLIDRHNHLYYIENQPEISDLQFDLLLSELSKLELEYPDFQSAVSPTRRVGGIPAEGFTKISHRIPMLSLGNTYDYDELMDFDRKVREAAELAAVNYYVELKIDGLSISLTYEKGEFITGATRGDGETGEDVTENVKRIGSVPLRLFEPVDINVRGEIYLSLPSFARLNETRELRGEESFANPRNAAAGTVRQLDPRIVAERRLEIFVHSFGSAPQLQIDSQSGMFEVLKKLGFKVNPHGRLCRDIGEVMSFCREWDGRRHELAYEIDGIVVKIDRFADRAVLGETSKIPRWAIAFKFKAPTAVTKVIRVVFQVGRTGTITPVAELEPVKIGGVTVKRSTLHNFDEIERLGLMEGDQVEIERAAEVIPHIIRVLINQRTGMETMIIPPELCPACNTRSVRNGVFLKCPNPDCPEQLRRTLENFAGRTAMNIENMGTSIVDQLVSTGLVSSISGIYHLKLDQLAGLPRFGELSAGKLLENIEKSKSRCLSKLIAGLGIPGVGEHLSETLARRFETLDRLSGACMEELLAVSEVGLQTAAAVREYFGRPQTKDLLEKLREAGVNFHYLKKEGSLSGKSFVVTGSLKNFTRDQIRQKIRENGGEVRDTISRKVDFLIAGENSGSKLEKAQKAGVRIISEDEFLTLSSEL